The Theileria annulata chromosome 3, complete sequence, *** SEQUENCING IN PROGRESS *** genome has a segment encoding these proteins:
- a CDS encoding Tpr-related protein family member, putative (note;~Tap-24g11.q1c.C.cand.94 - score = 47.70;~9 probable transmembrane helices predicted for TA04240 by TMHMM2.0 at aa 10-29, 84-106, 116-138, 145-167, 182-204, 276-298, 603-625, 646-668 and 673-695): MGAQEDPLKTAAFIFAGFSMMLNIRLCYSSAPYALIRFKLPEDLFSIFVRRMSSSLELWCLPSIVIGNIMDQLRIRSGVDKESIITWPSILCMWIDFLTYVILLIVYLMGGEQGHLTAHYWIIAFSGFNFGIEMVLVYAQDDDGTITWYMVGENSFPLFTSVVHYLTTLMFGNRRKWNSDYIVVFVDIIAAIMISFTAALIWTIKFKPTGGSGTKCNRLTLNPTGNQLSYSSDEVACTNYPTAADGHNHKGGFPTHTHYSAKNAGSCRYDSNRWHNFSPVLMIIVGMGLVYMIYPAIAPGMIVPFYLVDRIDMILLIATAVPPVIVALLKKHDLGPFVWLGNWGGSHNPFGTATESDPITQATINLTQLESSHTLTLKDSGTVVQEVTLDVSGQTASINQIKDQTSANINLKLKLAEVTITLNGTSNTLKANGSITTTKKVTPISGGTVETALKKDHDLLFTGSGLKKEGLGLGSVIIGPGTTDKKELNLNDTDLNANNNGKPTNLNLELKPGTKSKSTGSGTEPNESLTLSGTNTRLDLSGGITGTLTFNSGTLTASSITNVKYNLNDFHYTSTNEKSTNYQNYCCIGGKLMTWQSGKSGMPTWHLCDVFVILMIILAIIFVYSLHYRDSAISRAIINQPKMSTALSIIFYMCHEISLAVGFPGIASDEDVILPIQLVGAFLMVLLAPYSEGYLIEYKRHDPQHWPTEGMTPWNFLFVSYYLSSI; this comes from the coding sequence ATGGGTGCTCAGGAAGATCCTTTGAAGACAGCTGCATTCATTTTTGCAGGGTTTTCTATGATGCTTAATATTAGGCTATGTTATAGTTCAGCTCCATATGCGCTCATTAGATTTAAGTTGCCTGAGGATCTTTTTAGTATATTTGTTAGAAGGATGTCTAGTTCATTGGAACTTTGGTGTCTGCCAAGTATTGTTATTGGAAACATTATGGATCAGCTCCGAATACGTTCTGGTGTAGATAAGGAGTCTATAATTACCTGGCCATCCATTCTTTGTATGTGGATAGACTTCCTCACTTATGTCATACTTCTAATAGTATATTTGATGGGTGGTGAACAGGGTCATCTAACTGCCCATTATTGGATCATCGCATTTTCTGGATTCAATTTCGGTATTGAAATGGTGTTGGTATATGCACAGGATGATGATGGTACTATTACTTGGTATATGGTTGGTGAAAACTCTTTTCCATTGTTTACTTCAGTTGTTCATTATTTAACCACACTCATGTTTGGTAACAGAAGGAAATGGAACTCAGATTACATTGTAGTTTTTGTGGATATTATAGCTGCAATCATGATCTCATTCACTGCAGCTCTGATATGGACCATAAAGTTCAAGCCAACTGGTGGCTCAGGTACTAAGTGCAATAGACTCACTCTCAATCCCACTGGGAACCAGTTATCCTATTCCTCTGATGAAGTTGCTTGCACTAATTATCCTACAGCAGCTGATGGTCATAATCATAAAGGTGGTTTTCCAACACATACTCATTATTCTGCCAAAAATGCTGGTTCATGTAGGTATGACAGTAATAGATGGCATAATTTTTCTCCCGTCCTCATGATCATAGTAGGTATGGGTCTAGTTTACATGATATATCCAGCCATTGCACCTGGTATGATCGTACCATTCTATTTAGTTGATAGGATTGATATGATACTCCTAATAGCCACAGCTGTCCCACCAGTGATTGTAGCTCTGCTAAAGAAACATGATTTGGGTCCATTTGTATGGTTGGGTAATTGGGGTGGAAGTCATAATCCGTTCGGCACAGCCACTGAATCAGATCCTATTACCCAAGCCACCATTAACCTCACTCAACTTGAAAGTAGTCATACTCTAACACTGAAAGATAGTGGTACTGTTGTTCAAGAGGTCACATTAGATGTTAGTGGTCAAACTGCTTCCATCAATCAGATCAAAGACCAAACTTCTGCCAACATCAACCTCAAACTAAAGCTGGCAGAAGTTACAATCACTCTCAACGGTACTAGTAATACCCTCAAGGCCAATGGTTCAATAACCACCACCAAGAAAGTCACACCTATTAGTGGTGGTACTGTAGAAACTGCTCTCAAAAAAGATCATGACCTACTCTTCACCGGCAGTGGCCTTAAAAAAGAAGGTCTTGGCCTTGGAAGTGTGATTATTGGTCCAGGTACTACCGATAAGAAGGAACTCAATCTCAATGATACTGATCTCAATGCCAATAATAATGGTAAACCTACCAACCTCAATCTAGAACTCAAGCCTGGCACCAAATCCAAATCCACAGGAAGTGGCACTGAACCTAATGAAAGTCTGACCCTCTCAGGAACCAACACTCGTCTCGATCTGTCTGGTGGTATCACAGGAACTCTCACATTCAATAGTGGTACTCTAACTGCCTCCTCCATCACTAATGTCAAATATAATCTCAACGACTTCCACTATACATCTACAAATGAAAAGTCCACTAATTATCAGAATTATTGCTGTATTGGTGGTAAACTAATGACTTGGCAATCTGGTAAATCTGGTATGCCTACTTGGCATTTATGTGATGTTTTTGTCATTCTAATGATCATCCTAGCAATCATATTTGTATACTCACTTCATTATAGAGACTCTGCAATATCCCGTGCTATCATTAATCAACCCAAAATGTCCACTGCACTatctattatattttatatgtgtcaTGAAATATCACTGGCTGTAGGATTTCCTGGAATAGCCAGTGATGAAGATGTTATTTTACCAATCCAGCTTGTAGGTGCATTCCTTATGGTACTACTGGCACCATATTCTGAAGGCTACCTAATTGAGTACAAGCGGC
- a CDS encoding syntaxin, putative (note;~Tap-24g11.q1c.C.cand.94 - score = 47.70;~1 probable transmembrane helix predicted for TA04245 by TMHMM2.0 at aa 278-300) — protein sequence MRRGDLKDSKYVFSFNLNVQVVVLKIPQHTIIEMYLNKLKVPSFESGSNVKYEKLVSNNIKHIKADILYIQHNVGDLSNKFYSNKLLETLRNKLENVNSLISVTKGYLVEWELQIQQSPNLQYNENNYQKLYNQFQREITHINNLSDMINSGSSSCSTAIDSNSSRTYTNDVYDEFIYDNNNTGDILINEELIPLFNLNDKELLLSDSIVNIRNNNIKQIKNQILQTYDIFNDISSIISVQEEGLSKVEDNVSKSKNNSVNILSELKQSNKKNNKRRYVLWLIVLSSLLSYCVYFIYTYLMPLML from the exons atgagGAGGGGAGATTTGAAGGATTCGAAATATGTTTTCTCATTTAATCTCAACGTTCAGGTTGTGGTGCTAAAAATTCCTCAACATAct ATAATAGAAATgtatttgaataaattaaaagttCCTTCTTTTg aaTCTGGTTCGAATGTCAAATATGAGAAATTAGTTTCAAATAACATTAAACACATTAAAGCtgatattttatacatacaacacaat GTTGGAGATTTGAGTAACAAGTTTTATTCGAATAAGTTACTTGAGACTTTGAGGAACAAATTGGAAAATGTAAACTCTCTAATTAGCGTAACGAAAGGTTATCTTGTGGAATGGGAGCTCCAAATACAGCAATCTccaaatttacaatataatgaaaataattatcaaaaacTCTACAACCAATTTCAACGTGAAATTACCCATATCAACAACTTATCAGATATGATTAATAGTGGTAGCAGTAGTTGTAGTACCGCTATAGATTCTAATAGTTCTAGAACCTATACAAATGATGTGTACGATGAGTTCAtttatgataataataataccggtgatattttaattaatgaagagttaattccattatttaatttaaatgataaagaACTACTTCTCTCTGATTCCATTGTTAATATAcgtaataataatattaaacaaattaaaaaccAAATCTTACAA acgtatgatatttttaatgataTTTCAAGTATAATAAGTGTACAAGAGGAAGGATTAAGTAAAGTAGAGGACAATGTTTCCAAgagtaaaaataattctgTAAACATATTAAGTGAATTAAAACAAAGtaataaaaagaataataaaaggag GTATGTGCTATGGCTTATCGTGCTCTCAAGTTTATTATCGTACTGTGTTTATTTCATTTACACTTACTTGATGCCTCTAAtgttataa